The following coding sequences lie in one Amycolatopsis cihanbeyliensis genomic window:
- a CDS encoding FAD-binding protein, whose translation MADPAETYTDVLVIGFGAAGACAAIEAAEAGAEVLVVDRFAGGGASALSGGVVYAGGGTEQQRAAGVPDSEQAMYDYLRLEVGDVVAESTLRRFCAGSTAMITWLERHGVPFEGSLCPDKTSYPNDDYYLYYSGSEAAGAFRQVAPPAPRGHRAKGRGTSGRLLFARLAAAARRRGVRVLPQSRARTLLTGPDGEVTGAVLDSLRGAPAWARVTHRLLARYAAKPGLYVPALGKLLNRGVAAIERGFARELRVTARRGVVLAAGGFVANRGLMREHAPAYRGGLALGTAGDDGSGIRLGVEVGAATAALDRVSAWRFLTPPSAFLGGILVDADGRRVIDESRYGAAVGAELINRHGGRGWLLIDREIARESWRTARAQSQWFQWLQALYLLGRGRVSAGSIQAVARRAGVHPDGLAASVEAYNAAAEGGGGDPAGKPAEFLRPLRTPPYSLVDVSIRPNLGYPCPMLTLGGLVVDEDTGQVRQGGGEPVPGLYAAGRSAVGICSRSYVSGLSLADCVFSGRRAGSHAAVPAVHGSIVD comes from the coding sequence ATGGCAGATCCCGCGGAAACGTACACCGATGTCCTGGTGATCGGGTTCGGTGCGGCCGGAGCCTGCGCGGCCATCGAGGCCGCGGAGGCCGGGGCCGAGGTGTTGGTGGTGGACCGGTTCGCCGGGGGAGGGGCGAGCGCCCTCTCCGGCGGTGTGGTGTACGCGGGCGGTGGCACCGAGCAGCAGCGCGCCGCCGGGGTCCCGGACTCCGAGCAGGCGATGTACGACTACCTCCGGCTGGAGGTCGGGGACGTGGTCGCCGAGTCGACACTGCGCCGGTTCTGCGCGGGCAGCACCGCCATGATCACCTGGTTGGAGCGGCACGGGGTCCCGTTCGAGGGCAGCCTGTGCCCGGACAAGACCTCGTACCCGAACGACGACTACTACCTCTACTACTCGGGCAGCGAGGCGGCGGGCGCGTTTCGGCAGGTGGCGCCGCCCGCGCCGCGCGGTCACCGGGCAAAGGGTCGGGGTACCTCGGGCAGGCTGCTGTTCGCCCGCCTCGCGGCCGCGGCGCGGCGGCGCGGCGTCCGGGTGCTGCCGCAGTCGCGCGCTCGCACGTTGCTGACCGGCCCGGACGGCGAGGTCACCGGGGCGGTCCTGGACAGCCTGCGCGGCGCCCCCGCCTGGGCACGGGTCACGCACCGGTTGCTGGCCAGGTACGCGGCGAAGCCGGGGCTCTACGTGCCGGCGTTGGGCAAGCTGCTGAACCGCGGAGTGGCCGCGATCGAGCGAGGTTTCGCCCGCGAGCTGCGGGTCACGGCGCGCCGCGGGGTGGTGCTGGCGGCGGGTGGTTTCGTGGCGAACCGGGGGCTGATGCGCGAGCACGCGCCCGCCTACCGGGGTGGGCTCGCGCTGGGTACGGCCGGCGACGACGGTTCCGGGATCCGGCTCGGCGTCGAGGTCGGCGCCGCCACGGCCGCGCTGGACCGGGTTTCGGCCTGGCGGTTCCTCACCCCGCCGAGTGCCTTTCTCGGGGGGATCCTGGTCGACGCCGACGGCCGCAGGGTGATCGACGAGTCCCGCTACGGCGCTGCCGTCGGCGCGGAACTGATCAACAGGCATGGTGGCCGGGGTTGGTTGCTCATCGACCGCGAGATCGCGCGGGAGTCCTGGCGCACCGCCCGCGCGCAGAGCCAGTGGTTCCAGTGGCTGCAGGCGCTCTACCTGCTGGGTAGGGGGCGGGTCAGCGCAGGCTCGATCCAGGCCGTGGCGCGGCGCGCCGGGGTGCACCCGGATGGGCTCGCCGCCTCGGTCGAGGCGTACAACGCGGCCGCCGAGGGTGGGGGAGGGGACCCGGCAGGCAAACCGGCGGAGTTCCTCCGTCCGTTGCGCACCCCGCCGTACTCGCTGGTGGATGTGTCGATCCGGCCGAACCTCGGCTACCCCTGCCCGATGTTGACCCTCGGTGGGCTCGTCGTGGACGAGGACACCGGTCAGGTCCGCCAGGGCGGGGGCGAGCCGGTGCCAGGGCTGTACGCGGCCGGCCGGTCGGCGGTGGGAATATGTTCTCGCTCGTACGTCAGCGGGCTGTCGCTGGCCGACTGCGTGTTCTCCGGCCGCCGCGCTGGCTCGCACGCTGCCGTTCCCGCTGTTCATGGATCCATAGTGGACTGA
- the kstD gene encoding 3-oxosteroid 1-dehydrogenase: MTSQGGHEEFDVVVVGSGAAGMTAALAAAHAGLQVVVVEKATRFGGSTARSGGGVWIPNNEALAAAGVRDTPEQAREYLAAIIGDVVPAELRAAYLDRGPEVLTFLHQRTPLRMRWVRDYADYHPEAPGGRAGGRSVEPAPLDGKVLGAELANLEPPYSALPMGVPMTQADFRWLSLVARHPRGLLRLCGLGLRTLAGRVAGKHLLSMGQALAAGLRAGLLRARVPVWLDTPLTGLEVENGEVTGAQVEREGEQVLLRARRGVILASGGFEHNEEMRVKYQRPPIGTEWTVGAKANTGDGISAGLALGAAVDLMDDAWWGPSIPLTGGPWFALAERSRPGCLLVNGRGRRFVNESAPYVEAVHAMYGEGDGPAENIPTWLVFDQRYRNRYMFTGLGPRQPLPGRWFKAGIAAKAGTLAELAERIEVPAEELVSTVERFNAFARAGEDEDFGRGRSAYDHYYGDPRNRPNPSLGALERAPFYAVRIVPGDLGTKGGLRIDTRARVLREDGSVVAGLYAAGNASAAVMGHTYAGPGATIGPAMVFGYLAAEHLAINNPTSEAVERAGGGNR; this comes from the coding sequence ATGACGAGCCAAGGCGGCCACGAGGAGTTCGATGTCGTCGTGGTCGGCAGCGGGGCCGCCGGTATGACCGCCGCGCTCGCCGCCGCCCATGCCGGCCTCCAGGTCGTGGTGGTCGAGAAGGCCACCCGGTTCGGTGGGTCCACCGCCCGCTCCGGCGGGGGCGTCTGGATCCCGAACAACGAGGCACTGGCGGCCGCGGGCGTGCGGGACACGCCCGAGCAGGCACGCGAGTACCTGGCCGCCATCATCGGCGACGTGGTACCCGCCGAGCTGCGGGCGGCCTACCTGGACCGGGGTCCCGAGGTCCTCACGTTCCTGCATCAGCGGACCCCGCTGCGGATGCGCTGGGTCCGCGACTACGCCGACTACCACCCGGAGGCTCCCGGTGGCCGTGCCGGCGGGCGGTCGGTGGAGCCCGCGCCGCTGGACGGGAAGGTCCTCGGCGCGGAGTTGGCGAACCTGGAGCCGCCGTACAGCGCGCTGCCCATGGGCGTGCCGATGACCCAGGCCGACTTCCGCTGGCTCAGCCTGGTGGCCCGGCACCCGCGCGGGTTGCTGCGGCTGTGCGGGCTCGGCCTGCGCACCCTCGCCGGTCGGGTCGCAGGCAAGCATCTGCTTTCCATGGGCCAGGCGCTCGCCGCCGGCCTGCGCGCCGGCCTGCTGCGCGCGCGGGTGCCTGTGTGGCTGGACACCCCGCTGACCGGGCTGGAGGTGGAGAACGGCGAGGTCACCGGGGCACAGGTGGAACGCGAAGGGGAGCAGGTGCTGCTGCGCGCCCGCCGCGGGGTGATCCTGGCCTCCGGGGGTTTCGAGCACAACGAGGAGATGCGCGTCAAGTACCAGCGTCCCCCGATCGGCACGGAGTGGACGGTGGGCGCGAAGGCCAACACCGGCGACGGGATCAGTGCTGGTCTCGCACTGGGCGCGGCGGTGGACCTGATGGACGACGCCTGGTGGGGGCCGTCCATCCCGCTCACCGGCGGGCCGTGGTTCGCCCTTGCCGAACGCTCGCGGCCGGGCTGCCTGCTGGTCAACGGGCGGGGCAGGCGGTTCGTCAACGAGTCGGCCCCGTACGTGGAGGCCGTGCACGCCATGTACGGCGAGGGTGACGGTCCGGCCGAGAACATCCCCACCTGGCTGGTGTTCGACCAGCGCTACCGCAACCGGTACATGTTCACCGGCCTCGGGCCGCGCCAGCCGCTGCCAGGCCGCTGGTTCAAGGCCGGGATCGCGGCGAAGGCGGGCACGCTCGCCGAGCTGGCCGAGCGGATCGAGGTCCCTGCCGAGGAACTGGTGTCCACGGTCGAGCGGTTCAACGCCTTCGCCCGAGCCGGCGAGGACGAGGACTTCGGCCGCGGGCGCAGCGCTTACGATCATTACTACGGCGACCCGCGCAACCGGCCGAACCCCAGCCTCGGCGCGCTGGAGCGGGCACCCTTCTACGCGGTCCGGATCGTGCCCGGCGACCTGGGTACCAAGGGCGGGCTGCGGATCGACACCCGGGCCAGGGTGCTGCGCGAGGACGGCTCGGTGGTCGCCGGGCTGTACGCGGCCGGCAACGCCAGCGCCGCGGTGATGGGTCATACCTACGCGGGTCCTGGCGCGACGATCGGACCCGCGATGGTGTTCGGCTACCTTGCGGCCGAGCACCTTGCGATCAACAATCCGACCAGCGAGGCGGTCGAGCGAGCAGGTGGAGGTAACCGATGA
- a CDS encoding Rieske 2Fe-2S domain-containing protein, with amino-acid sequence MTKADGVRTIDAGAPPARFARGWHCLGLAETFKDGKPHAINAFGTKLVVFQSQEDGKLNVLDGYCRHMGGDLTQGTIKGNEVACPFHDWRWAGNGKCVSIPYAKRVPLRARTRSWIAMEENKQLFVWNDPEGNPPPEDVVIPRIEGVFNGEWSNWTWDSVLIEGANCREIVDNVVDMAHFFYIHFAFPTYFKNVFEGHIATQYLNTKGRPDVGMASNYGGEENLLRSEASYYGPSYMINTLLNTYKGLEIENVLINCHYPVTEDSFVLQWGVIVKKLPGVSDEQADKIAGKFAKSIGVGFMQDVEIWKNKTRIDNPLLCEEDGPVYQLRRWYDQFYVDAAEVTEDMTGRFEFEVDTTRANEVWSREVADNLARQQEAGV; translated from the coding sequence ATGACCAAGGCTGATGGCGTGCGCACGATCGACGCCGGTGCCCCGCCGGCCCGGTTCGCCCGCGGCTGGCACTGCCTCGGCCTCGCCGAGACGTTCAAGGACGGCAAGCCACACGCGATCAACGCCTTCGGCACCAAACTCGTGGTGTTCCAGAGCCAGGAGGACGGCAAGCTCAACGTGCTGGACGGCTACTGCCGGCACATGGGCGGCGACCTCACCCAGGGCACGATCAAGGGCAACGAGGTCGCCTGCCCCTTCCACGACTGGCGCTGGGCGGGCAACGGCAAGTGCGTCTCGATCCCGTATGCCAAGCGGGTCCCGCTGCGGGCCCGTACCCGCTCCTGGATCGCCATGGAGGAGAACAAGCAGCTGTTCGTGTGGAACGACCCGGAGGGCAACCCCCCGCCGGAGGACGTGGTGATCCCCCGGATCGAGGGCGTCTTCAACGGCGAGTGGAGCAACTGGACCTGGGACTCGGTACTCATCGAGGGCGCCAACTGCCGCGAGATCGTGGACAACGTGGTGGACATGGCGCACTTCTTCTACATCCACTTCGCCTTCCCGACGTACTTCAAGAACGTGTTCGAGGGACATATCGCCACCCAGTACCTGAACACCAAGGGTCGGCCGGATGTGGGGATGGCCTCGAACTACGGCGGCGAGGAGAACCTGCTGCGCTCGGAGGCCTCGTACTACGGCCCCTCGTACATGATCAACACCTTGCTGAACACCTACAAGGGCCTCGAGATCGAGAACGTGCTGATCAACTGCCACTACCCGGTCACCGAGGACTCCTTCGTACTGCAGTGGGGCGTGATCGTGAAGAAGCTGCCAGGGGTGTCCGACGAGCAGGCGGACAAGATCGCGGGCAAGTTCGCCAAGAGCATCGGCGTCGGCTTCATGCAGGACGTGGAAATCTGGAAGAACAAGACCCGCATCGACAATCCGCTGCTGTGCGAGGAGGACGGCCCGGTGTACCAGTTGCGCCGCTGGTACGACCAGTTCTATGTGGACGCCGCGGAGGTCACCGAGGACATGACCGGCCGCTTCGAGTTCGAAGTGGACACCACGAGGGCGAACGAGGTGTGGTCCAGGGAGGTCGCCGACAACCTGGCGCGGCAGCAGGAGGCCGGGGTGTGA
- a CDS encoding ferredoxin--NADP reductase, with the protein MIESHVLRVAEVVEETPEACSVVFDPTPEQARHLDYRPGQFLTVRVPSERCGSVARCYSLSSSPHTGDAPKITVKRTADGYASHWICDNVRAGAELEVLPPSGVFTPASLEDDLLLFAAGSGITPVISIVKSVLAKGTGNLVLIYANRDERSVIFGTELRELAAAAPDRLTVVHWLETVQGLPDAERLRALATPFSGRQAFVCGPKPFMAAATGALKALDVPRNRMRTEKFVSLGGNPFEKAKPAAEAVTDEGPASVHVELDGQRHSFSWSRRQKLLDLLLEQGLDAPFSCREGACSACACRITSGEVRMLENDVLEQDDLDEGIVLACQSLPVTDEVSVSYE; encoded by the coding sequence GTGATTGAGTCCCACGTGCTGCGGGTCGCCGAGGTGGTCGAGGAGACCCCGGAGGCCTGCTCGGTGGTGTTCGACCCGACCCCGGAGCAAGCCCGCCACCTGGACTACCGGCCGGGGCAGTTCCTCACCGTGCGGGTGCCGAGCGAGCGGTGCGGCTCGGTGGCCCGGTGCTACTCGCTGTCCAGCTCGCCACACACCGGGGACGCCCCGAAAATCACGGTCAAGCGTACCGCGGACGGCTACGCCTCCCACTGGATCTGCGACAACGTGCGTGCCGGGGCCGAGTTGGAGGTGCTGCCGCCGAGCGGGGTGTTCACCCCGGCCTCGCTGGAGGACGATCTGCTGCTGTTCGCCGCGGGCAGCGGGATCACCCCGGTCATCTCGATCGTGAAGTCGGTGCTGGCCAAGGGAACCGGCAACCTGGTGCTGATCTACGCGAACCGGGACGAGCGCTCGGTGATCTTCGGCACGGAACTGCGGGAGCTGGCCGCCGCCGCGCCGGACCGGCTGACCGTGGTGCACTGGCTGGAGACCGTGCAGGGCTTGCCGGACGCCGAACGGCTACGGGCGTTGGCCACGCCGTTCTCCGGGCGCCAGGCCTTCGTCTGCGGGCCCAAGCCCTTCATGGCCGCCGCGACCGGTGCGTTGAAGGCCCTCGACGTACCGCGAAACCGGATGCGCACGGAGAAGTTCGTCTCGCTGGGCGGCAATCCGTTCGAGAAGGCGAAGCCGGCGGCGGAGGCCGTCACGGACGAGGGCCCGGCCTCGGTACACGTCGAACTGGACGGGCAGCGGCACTCCTTTTCCTGGTCTCGGCGGCAGAAGTTGCTGGACCTGCTGCTGGAGCAAGGCTTGGACGCACCCTTCTCCTGCAGGGAAGGCGCGTGCAGCGCCTGCGCCTGCCGGATAACCTCGGGCGAGGTGCGCATGCTGGAGAACGACGTGCTCGAGCAGGACGATCTGGACGAGGGGATCGTGCTGGCCTGCCAGTCCCTTCCGGTCACCGACGAGGTGTCCGTCAGCTACGAGTAG
- a CDS encoding MaoC/PaaZ C-terminal domain-containing protein has protein sequence MPIDPTVAIGAELDEVRFAWTSSDVLLYHLALGAGDSPTDAAELRYAYEADLRVLPTFATVAPNLRTFEPPSVSFPGVEIDLERVVHGRQGVTVHRPIPVEGKAVARTRITDILDKGKAAVILQETAVTDPDGSPLWTATSSIFARGEGGFGGKRGSSDRIDPPERAPEVVVDTPTLPQQALLYRLCGDRNPLHADPEFAARAGFEVPILHGLCTYGIVAKAVTDAMLDADVTRIRSWSAKFAGTVLPGETLRTRIWREDGNLVVTTVALDRDEAPVLTDALLEPTP, from the coding sequence ATGCCCATCGACCCGACCGTCGCGATCGGTGCCGAGCTGGATGAGGTGCGATTCGCCTGGACCTCGTCCGACGTCCTGCTCTACCACCTCGCGCTGGGCGCGGGTGATAGTCCGACCGACGCCGCCGAGCTGCGCTACGCCTACGAGGCCGACCTGCGAGTGCTGCCGACCTTCGCCACCGTGGCGCCGAACCTGCGTACCTTCGAACCGCCGTCGGTATCCTTCCCCGGGGTGGAGATCGACCTGGAGAGGGTGGTGCACGGCAGGCAGGGAGTCACCGTGCACCGGCCGATCCCGGTCGAGGGCAAGGCGGTGGCGCGGACCCGGATCACCGACATCCTGGACAAGGGCAAGGCCGCCGTGATCCTGCAGGAGACGGCGGTCACCGATCCGGACGGAAGTCCGTTGTGGACCGCCACCTCGAGCATCTTCGCCCGCGGCGAGGGTGGTTTCGGCGGCAAGCGTGGTAGCTCGGACCGGATCGACCCGCCGGAACGTGCGCCGGAGGTCGTTGTCGACACGCCGACCTTGCCGCAGCAAGCCCTGCTGTACCGGCTGTGCGGCGACCGCAACCCCCTGCACGCGGATCCGGAGTTCGCCGCGCGTGCCGGGTTCGAGGTACCGATCCTGCACGGGCTGTGCACCTACGGCATCGTCGCCAAGGCGGTCACCGACGCGATGCTGGACGCGGATGTCACCCGCATCCGCTCCTGGTCGGCGAAGTTCGCCGGGACCGTGCTACCGGGCGAAACCCTGCGCACCCGGATCTGGCGGGAAGACGGCAACCTGGTGGTCACCACCGTCGCCCTGGACCGCGACGAAGCCCCCGTGCTCACCGACGCCCTCCTCGAGCCCACCCCGTAA